A DNA window from Acropora palmata chromosome 12, jaAcrPala1.3, whole genome shotgun sequence contains the following coding sequences:
- the LOC141859684 gene encoding adhesion G protein-coupled receptor L1-like, with translation MMTFNCYHFESYWLLLSLAVLQCDFQESHSVTYYPSKDIVRGDRLSPTSCKDPKRLARINTTRLVKNVLDAVKSHIKGFFWTGLSWDRTKKFFWIDDSESNVQVDQTIASLVDNSKDRKQYCFLVNRTVGEMVKKKCNKAYNYLCEEDTITSTLVSAVVASSEKGSIGKSTTITSSRLIVINDMEVTETKPDLRKVTMTITLPMTSSSSSSSSSSSLSSQSSSAAARAVSSLSASISSSSPVLSTYLLSVSSSSPLKSPFLSMPSMTFLISTMTPALLESQSSLSSSSSPVSSFTILLSTSTPSRTSKSLSEARTLSATPVSFPLSPSPSLLSSSSPMSSTRTTAITETLTKPRVGAKATTAATTRNSKNRTWSSSTLLSLLTSKATSSARHTSSTAASRYPERSTEANPGLEPVCDKVYRKIGPIKRQPAETKLRCFSAELQALDATEKDSFEIAVNVTSQLFRDLETDPEQKRSINVLLATQQLETFALNYGKIHYKQDQRIVISKEHFAIKLQKVPVDHKEDVVAFDVNETGDKAEKRRARISLPLKAYEGKEAVTVFIVYNEAAPWGLDEEQIDSNTVKNARLGSRIISGRIQPSPSGILKENVTISFSDGRSAYKRNIPHCVFWDFTIKSKLTGDWSTKGCSLVETIDSEILCSCNHLTNFAVLMEVKDNTEASSGHKTALETITYIGCALSIAGELLTMIAYCTLTNVKQEPIQIRLNLVTSLAIAQVAFLAGIDATEEMVMCIVVAAVIHYFYLVGFSWMLFEGIYLYLLVCKVFNAFIRIRIFYAVAWGVPAVIVALAITIAALQNEGIHSYVHGDFCWVSRTNELIWTFVAPVLVVCLVNLVLLSFVLHEIRNMPKDKTSELEKVISGFKACVVLSPLLGVTWLFGVLSIEQAGLAFQYIFTILNSLQGLFIFLFHVVRNGDLRAELRRRLMKYNCMMYLKASQKMQPSNILRINKVEDSASSRHNQATFHSSYKNQNNLTLNTSSSIPPVDM, from the exons ATGATGACTTTCAACTgctatcattttgaaagctactGGCTTTTACTGTCATTAGCAGTTTTACAGTGTG ATTTTCAAGAGAGTCACTCAGTGACATACTATCCAAGCAAAGACATAGTCAGAGGTGACAGGCTATCGCCAACAAGTTGCAAGGATCCCAAACGACTGGCAAGGATCAATACCACACGCCTAGTCAAGAACGTCTTAGACGCAGTCAAAAGTCACATAAAAGGCTTTTTCTGGACAGGATTGAG CTGGGATAGGACGAAAAAGTTCTTTTGGATAGACGATTCAGAATCCAACGTGCAAGTCGATCAAACCATTGCCTCCCTAGTAGACAATTCAAAAGACAGAAAACAGTACTGTTTTTTGGTCAATAGGACTGTTGGGGAAATggttaaaaagaaatgtaatAAAGCCTATAATTATCTTTGCGAAGAAG ATACAATAACGTCTACATTGGTAAGCGCAGTAGTCGCGTCATCAGAGAAAGGGAGTATAGGAAAATCAACAACGATAACAAGTTCTAGACTGATTGTAATAAACGACATGGAAGTCACAGAGACAAAGCCAGACCTAAGGAAAGTAACGATGACAATAACTTTGCCAATgacatcgtcatcatcatcatcatcatcatcatcatcgttgtCATCACAGTCATCATCAGCAGCGGCAAGAGCAGTGTCGTCATTGTCAGCATCCATATCGTCATCATCGCCAGTTTTATCAACATATCTTCTGTCTGTTTCATCTTCGTCACCATTGAAGTCGCCTTTTTTATCAATGCCATCTATGACATTCTTAATATCAACAATGACTCCAGCATTACTTGAATCGCAATCTTCTCTCTCGTCGTCATCATCTCCAGTCTCCTCCTTTACGATACTTTTATCAACATCAACGCCATCGAGGACTTCCAAGTCTTTATCGGAAGCAAGAACATTATCCGCGACACCAGTTTCATTTCCTTTATCACCTTCGCCTTCATTATTGTCATCATCCAGCCCAATGTCGTCAACAAGAACAACGGCAATCACAGAAACGCTAACAAAACCAAGAGTAGGTGcaaaagcaacaacagcagcaacaacaagGAATTCAAAAAACAGAACATGGTCCTCATCAACTCTGTTGAGCCTTTTAACTTCCAAAGCAACATCTTCAGCACGTCATACTAGCTCTACAGCTGCAAGTCGTTATCCGGAGAGGTCCACTGAAGCAAACCCAGGACTAGAGCCTGTCTGTGACAAAGTTTACCGCAAAATCGGTCCAATCAAGAGACAGCCCGCTGAGACCAAG TTACGCTGTTTTAGTGCGGAACTACAGGCCCTGGACGCAACGGAAAAGGACTCTTTTGAA ATTGCAGTCAATGTCACCAGCCAGCTTTTCAGAGACTTGGAGACAGATCCGGAACAGAAACGTTCAATCAATGTACTGCTAGCTACTCAGCAATTGGAGACATTTGCGCTAAACTACGGCAAGATCCATTACAAACAAGATCAAAGAATTgtcatttcaaaggaacattttg CCATAAAACTCCAGAAAGTTCCCGTTGATCATAAGGAGGATGTGGTTGCATTCGATGTAAATGAGACAGGAGATAAGGCTGAGAAGAGACGGGCGCGCATTTCTCTACCACTAAAGGCATATGAAGGAAAAG AAGCAGTCACGGTATTTATTGTCTACAATGAAGCGGCACCTTGGGGCCTGGATGAAGAACAAATAGACAG CAACACGGTCAAAAACGCTAGGTTGGGGAGCAGAATCATTTCAGGTCGCATACAGCCTAGTCCATCAGGGATTCTCAAGGAGAATGTCACAATCTCATTCAGCGACGGCCGT AGCGCCTACAAAAGAAACATACCTCACTGCGTGTTTTGGGATTTTACAATCAA GTCGAAACTAACTGGTGATTGGTCAACCAAAGGCTGCTCTTTAGTGGAAACTATTGACAGCGAAATACTTTGTTCTTGCAATCACTTAACTAACTTTGCTGTTTTGATGGAAGTCAAGGATAACACC GAAGCTTCTTCGGGACACAAAACAGCTCTTGAAACGATAACATACATCGGTTGCGCGTTATCAATTGCTGGAGAATTGCTTACGATGATAGCCTACTGTACTCTTAC GAATGTTAAACAAGAACCAATTCAAATACGCCTCAATCTTGTGACTTCCTTGGCTATAGCACAAGTCGCCTTTCTTGCTGGAATTGATGCAACTGAAGAAATG GTTATGTGCATTGTCGTAGCAGCAGTGATACATTATTTCTACCTGGTTGGCTTTTCTTGGATGTTGTTTGAAGGCATCTATTTATACTTGTTGGTTTGCAAAGTATTCAATGCTTTTATCCGGATACGGATCTTTTATGCAGTTGCCTGGG GAGTTCCAGCTGTTATCGTGGCTCTGGCAATTACGATTGCCGCGTTGCAAAACGAGGGCATTCACTCCTACGTCCATGGAGATTT TTGCTGGGTTTCTCGCACCAATGAACTAATTTGGACATTTGTAGCACCCGTCCTTGTCGTGTGTCTG GTAAACTTAGTGCTCCTTAGTTTTGTACTCCATGAGATCCGAAACATGCCAAAGGATAAGACGTCTGAGTTAGAAAAAGTGATATCCGGCTTTAAGGCTTGTGTTGTTCTTTCTCCTCTTCTTGGAGTGACTTGGCTCTTTGGTGTTCTGAGCATCGAGCAAGCTGGACTTGCATTTCAGTACATTTTCACCATCTTGAACTCATTACAG GGATTATTCATTTTCCTCTTCCACGTTGTCAGAAACGGAGATTTGCGGGCGGAACTCCGGCGAAGATTAATGAAGTATAATTGCATGATGTATTTGAAAGCTTCGCAAAAGATGCAACCGTCAAACATATTGCGGATTAACAAAGTGGAGGATAGTGCCAGTTCGAGACACAATCAAGCTACCTTTCATTCATCGtataaaaaccaaaataacCTCACTTTGAACACGTCAAGTAGCATCCCTCCGGTAGACATGTGA